A single Paenibacillus kribbensis DNA region contains:
- a CDS encoding BlaI/MecI/CopY family transcriptional regulator: protein MDKLNLGDSELKVMSVLWQEGDTTAKHIAGILSDSYGWNVNTTYTLIKRCIKKGAIQRSEPNFICHALVSQEEVQRKSTMDLVNKIFDGSTNKLFASLLGKKELSNEQIDRLKKMVDELDE from the coding sequence ATGGATAAGCTGAATCTGGGCGATTCCGAGTTGAAGGTCATGTCTGTCCTCTGGCAGGAAGGCGATACAACAGCCAAGCATATCGCCGGTATTTTGTCCGACAGCTACGGCTGGAATGTAAATACGACATATACGCTCATCAAGCGCTGCATCAAAAAAGGAGCGATTCAACGCTCCGAACCGAACTTCATTTGCCATGCGCTGGTGTCTCAAGAGGAAGTGCAGAGAAAAAGCACAATGGATCTGGTGAACAAAATTTTCGACGGTTCCACCAACAAGCTATTCGCTTCACTGCTCGGCAAAAAGGAACTTTCCAATGAGCAGATTGACCGGCTGAAAAAAATGGTAGACGAGTTGGATGAATGA
- a CDS encoding M56 family metallopeptidase yields MNEVLMMNWLQMDISAALMIVIVVGVRALNKNTLPRSAFLWLWAIVWLRLCIPFSLPSEWNLYSLLNTAANKLSGPTNMAATAVPTSPVATWTAALSDSTPPQQSWGVLSVLPSTFPQSAPDASAWLLVWLIGAIGLVVFFTVAYIRWYRRFRFARPVKHEFVDRWLSRHRLLRSIQIRQTEKIASPLTYGIIRPVILMPVTIDWSDHKRLEYVLTHEYVHIRRFDSGTKMLLLLAFCLHWYNPFVWLTYVLVNRDIELYCDEAVIRRLGYQRRSDYARTLIHMEEQKLALPSMNNYFSKLAIEERIESIMKMKKTTVAGALSACLLIGSLATVLATSPASASIAASHAGSATLAKHANEYRAGETWKVNNEWEFTVNSVRETTLEGNTIDGNRPAKQVLIVNYSYKNIRPAGGEPLAFSKAHFWMTDAHDPENNSADGSHYTLFVPGMDRIGVVNPGQSVQGAEWVYAFYDKKTDKVEFNVGAYDSHEKLHETKFIVPVEAHKAAK; encoded by the coding sequence ATGAATGAGGTGCTTATGATGAACTGGCTGCAAATGGATATTTCCGCAGCTCTGATGATCGTTATTGTGGTCGGTGTGCGGGCATTGAACAAAAACACGCTCCCCCGCTCTGCTTTTTTATGGCTGTGGGCGATCGTCTGGCTGCGACTCTGCATTCCTTTTTCCCTGCCTTCGGAATGGAATCTGTATTCGTTGTTGAATACAGCGGCCAATAAGCTGAGTGGTCCAACGAATATGGCAGCTACGGCAGTTCCTACTTCTCCGGTGGCTACCTGGACAGCGGCTTTATCGGATTCAACGCCCCCCCAACAATCATGGGGCGTACTGTCCGTACTGCCTTCCACTTTTCCGCAATCAGCACCTGACGCGTCGGCATGGCTGCTCGTCTGGCTGATAGGTGCAATCGGGCTCGTAGTGTTTTTCACCGTAGCGTATATCAGGTGGTATCGCCGTTTCCGCTTTGCCCGTCCGGTCAAGCATGAATTTGTAGATCGCTGGCTATCCCGCCATCGTCTGCTGCGGAGCATTCAGATCAGACAGACTGAGAAAATTGCTTCTCCACTTACATACGGGATTATTCGGCCTGTTATTTTAATGCCCGTAACAATAGATTGGAGCGATCACAAGCGACTGGAATATGTTTTGACTCATGAATACGTGCATATCCGCCGCTTCGACAGCGGTACGAAAATGTTGCTACTGCTGGCGTTCTGTCTACACTGGTACAACCCGTTTGTATGGCTGACGTATGTACTTGTTAACCGGGATATAGAGTTGTACTGTGATGAGGCGGTAATACGACGTCTTGGCTATCAGCGGCGCTCCGATTATGCGCGCACCCTGATCCATATGGAAGAGCAAAAGCTGGCACTGCCATCCATGAACAATTATTTTAGCAAATTAGCCATTGAAGAAAGGATTGAATCTATTATGAAAATGAAAAAAACAACAGTTGCAGGTGCACTATCTGCTTGCCTGCTTATCGGAAGTCTAGCGACTGTACTAGCAACCTCTCCTGCCAGCGCTTCTATCGCGGCCTCGCATGCTGGTTCTGCTACGTTAGCGAAACATGCGAATGAATATCGTGCCGGAGAAACCTGGAAAGTAAACAACGAATGGGAATTTACCGTCAATTCGGTTCGCGAGACCACACTAGAGGGCAACACGATAGATGGTAACCGACCGGCCAAGCAGGTGCTAATCGTGAACTACAGCTACAAGAACATTCGTCCAGCTGGAGGCGAGCCACTCGCGTTCTCCAAGGCTCATTTTTGGATGACAGATGCACACGATCCGGAAAATAATAGTGCAGACGGCTCGCATTACACCCTATTCGTGCCTGGCATGGATCGCATCGGGGTTGTAAATCCGGGCCAAAGCGTACAGGGCGCAGAATGGGTTTACGCTTTTTATGACAAAAAGACCGATAAGGTTGAATTCAACGTTGGTGCCTACGACTCGCATGAGAAGCTGCATGAAACCAAATTTATTGTGCCTGTAGAAGCACATAAGGCAGCGAAGTAA
- a CDS encoding LysR family transcriptional regulator, with protein sequence MELLQLQYFLAVARLEHVTEAARSLHVTQSSLSKTIQRLEEDLGVSLFDRTGRKLRLNEFGSRFLHRAERALFELEQGKQELSDLLSPEHGTLELAVTTASTLPNILREFRKKRPYIQFHVQMLTTQEMVTLLHRGEVDFCLSSPPIEGDEIECQIVFIDPILVAVPKGHRLADRSSVSLAELRDEWFVGVKRGYGTRDLVDSVCKSDGFVPKYVYEGDEPARLSTLVEAEIGIAFIPSTARNSREHLKYLQVENHKLVREIALLWHRSRYISRAALEFREVVVEYFGAISKQNI encoded by the coding sequence ATGGAACTTCTTCAACTGCAATATTTTCTCGCGGTAGCTCGTTTGGAACATGTAACCGAAGCTGCACGAAGTCTGCACGTTACTCAATCGTCGCTGAGCAAAACAATTCAACGCCTGGAGGAAGATCTGGGGGTCTCTTTATTCGATCGAACAGGGAGGAAACTGCGATTGAATGAGTTCGGAAGCAGATTCCTTCACCGTGCAGAGAGGGCTTTGTTTGAATTGGAACAGGGGAAGCAGGAACTTAGCGATTTATTAAGCCCGGAACATGGCACACTCGAATTGGCGGTGACCACCGCAAGCACATTACCAAATATCCTTCGAGAGTTTCGGAAAAAGCGACCCTATATTCAATTTCATGTGCAAATGCTGACCACGCAAGAAATGGTTACGCTTCTTCATAGAGGAGAGGTCGATTTTTGCTTGTCGTCACCGCCTATAGAGGGGGATGAGATCGAATGTCAAATCGTGTTTATCGACCCAATCCTTGTAGCTGTTCCCAAGGGACATCGGCTGGCAGATCGAAGCAGCGTATCCTTGGCAGAGCTGAGGGATGAATGGTTTGTCGGTGTAAAGAGAGGCTACGGTACTCGTGATTTAGTGGACTCTGTATGCAAATCGGATGGTTTTGTGCCTAAATATGTGTATGAGGGGGATGAACCTGCAAGGCTTAGTACTCTTGTGGAAGCCGAAATTGGTATAGCCTTCATACCAAGCACGGCAAGAAATTCACGGGAACATCTCAAATATCTCCAAGTAGAGAATCATAAATTGGTACGTGAGATAGCTTTATTATGGCACAGGAGTCGGTACATTTCACGGGCTGCCCTGGAATTCCGTGAGGTAGTTGTAGAATATTTCGGGGCGATATCCAAGCAGAACATATAG
- a CDS encoding MFS transporter gives MSVRNWWLMISVGLGILLNPLSSSIVSVAIPSLQNVFQLDFTGVSWIIFSFYITSSIAQPVMGKASDLFGRRKIFLTGLVIAFIASLLAPLSPNFGWLIVFRIVQSIGTSMMVGVGMAIVRIHITEKQATALSVLSIFLSGAAAIGPFIGGVLIHWWDWPAIFFVNIPFVLASFLLAWRTIPKDEPPISVARNMSFRKWFDLIDASGILLFTLGLVALLVGLLSAKSSGHISLENVIVGLIGLVALGAFVRYELKATTPFIPLRTFAKYPTMTWVNIEFMLVNVLYYSLFFGVPSYLQIARHVSEFQTGLLMLSLGLCSLATSPIAGRWIDKSGPRPALLMSAILMTLGSVWLVTLSQTSPVISVCLALAAFGISNGLNNVGMQAAMFQSSPKEIIGVASGLFNTSRYLGTILSSLLISIVMGGKFSFEGFQVLGIILTVIALSLVFMSWRRRESGQLQES, from the coding sequence ATGAGTGTTCGCAACTGGTGGTTAATGATTTCAGTTGGTCTAGGGATACTATTGAACCCATTAAGTTCTTCGATAGTTTCTGTTGCTATTCCAAGTCTGCAAAATGTGTTCCAACTTGACTTTACAGGTGTTTCCTGGATTATTTTTTCTTTCTACATTACTAGTAGCATCGCTCAACCTGTCATGGGAAAGGCCAGCGATTTATTCGGTCGCAGGAAGATATTTCTTACCGGACTTGTTATAGCCTTCATTGCATCATTATTAGCTCCATTATCACCAAACTTCGGGTGGCTCATCGTGTTCCGCATTGTGCAATCCATCGGAACAAGCATGATGGTAGGGGTTGGAATGGCCATTGTTCGAATCCATATTACAGAGAAACAAGCGACTGCGCTGTCTGTTTTGTCCATATTCCTGTCAGGAGCGGCAGCAATTGGACCCTTTATTGGCGGGGTTTTGATTCATTGGTGGGATTGGCCTGCTATCTTTTTCGTCAATATTCCGTTTGTGTTGGCTAGCTTTCTATTGGCTTGGAGGACTATTCCTAAGGACGAACCGCCAATATCCGTTGCACGCAACATGTCCTTTCGTAAATGGTTTGATTTGATTGATGCATCAGGGATTCTGCTCTTCACATTGGGTCTGGTTGCCCTGCTCGTTGGATTACTCTCGGCAAAATCATCTGGGCATATCTCATTAGAAAATGTCATTGTCGGGCTGATAGGCCTCGTTGCGCTGGGGGCATTCGTACGATATGAGTTAAAAGCGACGACACCCTTTATTCCTTTACGCACATTCGCCAAATATCCTACGATGACTTGGGTTAATATCGAATTCATGCTCGTTAATGTACTTTATTACTCGCTCTTTTTCGGGGTTCCATCCTACTTGCAAATAGCACGTCATGTCAGCGAGTTCCAAACAGGGCTTCTCATGCTAAGCTTAGGCTTGTGCTCGCTAGCTACTTCTCCAATAGCAGGACGATGGATCGATAAATCAGGACCCAGACCGGCATTGCTAATGTCCGCAATTCTGATGACATTGGGGTCGGTGTGGCTCGTGACATTGAGTCAAACTTCACCGGTTATCAGCGTGTGTTTGGCTCTGGCTGCATTCGGTATTAGCAACGGGTTGAACAATGTAGGTATGCAAGCAGCCATGTTCCAAAGTTCTCCAAAAGAAATAATCGGTGTAGCATCCGGATTATTTAATACATCAAGATACCTGGGAACCATTCTCTCTTCATTGTTGATAAGTATCGTAATGGGAGGTAAGTTCAGCTTCGAGGGATTTCAAGTGCTTGGGATTATCCTCACGGTAATTGCATTGTCTTTGGTATTCATGAGTTGGCGACGCCGGGAGTCAGGACAATTGCAAGAGTCGTAG
- a CDS encoding TetR-like C-terminal domain-containing protein, with protein MKEIVDKVIVAMNLRLPISNTYEYWYSLFHMLKQHADSLQILLMANFGDALLSEIHSIMQSSVSKDSIQENYKSYFWSDAIYSVAASWIRDGMQQTAEEMAKICYQIIDRMNEDCHSTQKE; from the coding sequence ATGAAGGAAATCGTGGATAAAGTCATAGTTGCCATGAATCTGCGTCTTCCAATAAGTAACACATATGAATACTGGTACTCCTTATTCCACATGCTAAAACAACATGCCGATAGTTTACAAATACTTCTCATGGCGAATTTCGGAGATGCATTACTAAGCGAAATACACAGCATAATGCAGAGTTCTGTATCCAAAGATAGTATCCAGGAAAATTACAAATCTTATTTTTGGAGTGATGCCATTTACAGTGTAGCAGCGAGTTGGATTCGAGATGGTATGCAGCAGACGGCCGAGGAAATGGCGAAGATTTGCTATCAAATCATAGATCGCATGAATGAGGATTGTCATAGCACTCAAAAAGAATAG
- a CDS encoding GNAT family N-acetyltransferase, translating to MTVSIREVTKENVKEILSLRVSDHQKSYIEASEQSLEDAKDCTFYRPAGLYWEHVLIGFAMYGFFPGEGHSGRVWLDRFMIDENFQGQGFGKMMLTALIEHLVNLYHCKEIYLSLYEDNHRALYLYQKFGFRFNGELDINGEKVMVKELSGLSTYSF from the coding sequence ATGACAGTCTCTATTAGAGAAGTGACTAAGGAAAATGTGAAAGAAATATTGTCTTTGCGTGTAAGCGATCATCAAAAATCATATATTGAAGCTTCAGAACAAAGTTTGGAAGATGCTAAAGATTGCACTTTCTACCGACCAGCAGGACTTTATTGGGAACATGTTTTGATTGGGTTTGCCATGTATGGATTCTTTCCTGGAGAAGGTCATAGCGGCCGAGTATGGTTGGATCGATTCATGATTGACGAGAATTTCCAGGGACAGGGATTTGGGAAAATGATGCTTACAGCACTTATTGAACATCTTGTCAATTTATACCATTGTAAAGAGATCTATCTAAGTCTTTATGAGGACAATCACCGAGCCTTGTATTTATACCAAAAGTTTGGTTTTCGTTTTAATGGAGAGCTAGATATAAACGGAGAAAAGGTAATGGTCAAAGAGCTGTCTGGTTTATCGACCTATTCTTTTTGA
- a CDS encoding MerR family transcriptional regulator, which yields MMKKNSETYFTTGQFAKICKVNKRTLFHYDEIGLFQPAFIDENGYRYYSYHQFDLFSIITVLKELNVPLKEIKTYLDERTPERILDLSKHKISEVNKEIDKMIKIKHILEETIVYTHKGLNSTSSEIKLEEHEEERIIRSTSLEENNINDYAEWMMNFKKFEHSTQSVGASFVGSMLDKEAILAGKYASKSYLFVKTNNRNNTHFSNFIKPKGLYAVAYHHGSYEKIGRTYERLIQYIEKENFLIQEFAYEEYLIDEVGAKDESEYVTQITVRLKSKNL from the coding sequence ATGATGAAAAAAAATTCGGAAACGTATTTTACAACAGGACAATTCGCTAAAATATGCAAGGTAAATAAGAGGACTTTATTTCATTATGATGAGATTGGGCTATTCCAACCTGCTTTTATAGATGAAAACGGGTATCGTTATTATTCTTATCATCAATTTGATTTATTCTCCATTATTACTGTTTTAAAGGAATTAAACGTTCCTTTAAAAGAAATCAAGACGTATCTTGATGAGAGAACTCCAGAACGAATATTGGATTTGTCGAAACACAAAATATCAGAAGTGAATAAAGAAATCGATAAAATGATTAAAATTAAGCACATATTGGAAGAAACCATTGTCTATACGCACAAGGGATTAAACTCTACAAGTAGTGAAATTAAATTGGAAGAACATGAAGAGGAAAGAATCATTCGAAGCACTTCATTGGAGGAAAACAATATAAACGATTACGCTGAATGGATGATGAATTTCAAAAAATTTGAACATAGTACACAATCTGTTGGAGCATCTTTTGTTGGGTCTATGTTGGATAAAGAAGCTATTTTAGCGGGTAAATATGCCTCAAAGTCGTATCTTTTTGTAAAAACAAACAATAGAAATAACACACATTTTTCAAATTTCATAAAACCAAAGGGGTTATACGCTGTTGCATATCATCATGGAAGCTATGAAAAGATCGGCAGAACCTATGAGAGACTAATTCAGTATATTGAAAAGGAAAATTTTCTTATTCAGGAATTTGCTTATGAGGAATATCTTATCGATGAAGTTGGTGCAAAAGATGAGAGTGAATATGTTACTCAAATTACAGTTAGGTTAAAGAGTAAAAATTTATAG
- a CDS encoding cyclase family protein, protein MRLIDLSVPISPSIREPIAAKIEYSSHSEGAMQASALLGLKPDDFPEGKAWATETVTLNTHSGTHVDAPWHYWPTSQGKPARTIDELPLEWFFSDGVLLDFSSKPPGYEVTSEDLVAELSRIGYKLKPLDIVLIRSDADKRLYDEKYAFLHAGVSAEATMWLLDQGIKVVGTDGWGWDIPLNLQAEAYKQQPRDGVLWAAHYVGKDREYCQIEKLANLELLPKPFGFKVCCFPVKVERASAGWARPVAIIEE, encoded by the coding sequence ATGAGACTCATTGATTTGAGCGTCCCGATAAGCCCTAGCATCCGTGAGCCGATAGCAGCAAAGATCGAGTATTCGAGCCATAGCGAAGGCGCGATGCAAGCGTCAGCCTTACTAGGTCTGAAACCTGACGACTTTCCGGAAGGCAAAGCATGGGCTACCGAAACTGTAACGCTTAATACGCATTCGGGGACGCATGTCGACGCACCTTGGCACTACTGGCCAACATCGCAAGGGAAACCGGCTAGAACGATTGACGAACTGCCGCTAGAGTGGTTTTTTTCTGATGGCGTGCTTCTTGATTTTAGTTCTAAGCCGCCCGGCTATGAGGTAACATCTGAAGATCTGGTTGCGGAGCTGAGCCGCATTGGGTACAAGCTTAAGCCGCTCGATATTGTGCTTATCCGGAGCGATGCGGATAAGCGGTTGTATGATGAAAAGTATGCATTTCTTCATGCTGGTGTCTCGGCCGAAGCGACCATGTGGTTACTGGATCAAGGAATTAAGGTAGTTGGTACTGACGGCTGGGGTTGGGATATCCCGCTCAATCTCCAGGCGGAGGCCTACAAGCAGCAGCCGAGAGATGGCGTCCTGTGGGCAGCGCACTATGTCGGCAAAGACCGGGAATATTGCCAGATCGAAAAGTTGGCCAATTTGGAGCTTCTGCCAAAGCCGTTTGGCTTCAAGGTCTGCTGTTTTCCGGTTAAAGTGGAAAGAGCGAGTGCCGGATGGGCTCGTCCCGTAGCAATCATAGAGGAATAA
- a CDS encoding MerR family transcriptional regulator, producing the protein MNIAKVAEQFDLTSATLRYYEQVGLIPPVNRKESGVRDYTEEDIKWIEFIKCMRSAGLTIEALIEYTSLFIEGDRTIEARKKILTNEREKLVKKKMEIDETIKRLDWKINDYDGKLLASEASLKI; encoded by the coding sequence ATGAATATTGCAAAAGTGGCAGAGCAGTTTGATTTAACATCAGCAACACTTAGATATTATGAACAGGTTGGTTTGATTCCACCGGTAAACCGTAAAGAAAGCGGTGTCCGTGACTACACTGAAGAGGATATTAAATGGATCGAATTTATAAAATGCATGCGAAGCGCCGGATTGACGATAGAGGCGTTGATTGAATATACATCTTTATTTATTGAAGGAGACCGTACCATAGAAGCTCGCAAAAAAATCTTGACTAACGAAAGAGAAAAGCTAGTAAAAAAAAAGATGGAAATTGACGAAACCATAAAGAGATTGGATTGGAAAATTAATGATTATGACGGGAAATTACTGGCTAGTGAGGCTAGCCTCAAAATATAG
- a CDS encoding NAD(P)-dependent alcohol dehydrogenase, translated as MKNMCQTRVLSVPSAKAHFEKTTIKRRELQPHDVLIDIKFSGICHSDIHSAHDEWGGGIFPMVPGHEIAGVVEAVGSEVTKFSIGDRVGVGCYVDSCGECEYCLRGEEQFCTKGFVATYNSRDYDGNPTYGGYSQKIVVKEGFVVHIPDSLELDVASPLLCAGITTYSPLKHWNAGPGKKVAILGMGGLGHMAIQYAHAMGAEVTVLSRSLNKKDEALSFGADHYFATSDPETFTELAGRFDLILNTVSANLDVDAYLSILSIDGTMVNVGAPSKPDQYNVFSLIMGRRSIAGSLVGGIRETQEMLDFSAEHGIAPQIEVIAADQVDEAYDRVLRSDVRYRFVIDVSTL; from the coding sequence TTGAAAAATATGTGTCAAACTCGCGTTCTGAGTGTACCAAGTGCAAAAGCACATTTTGAAAAGACCACAATTAAGCGTAGAGAATTGCAGCCACATGATGTTTTAATCGATATTAAATTTAGCGGGATTTGCCATTCCGACATTCATAGTGCCCATGATGAATGGGGCGGCGGCATCTTCCCCATGGTTCCTGGCCATGAAATTGCCGGTGTTGTAGAAGCCGTAGGTTCTGAGGTCACTAAGTTTTCTATTGGCGACCGAGTTGGTGTAGGTTGCTATGTAGACTCCTGCGGAGAATGCGAATACTGCCTGCGAGGCGAAGAGCAATTTTGTACAAAAGGTTTTGTCGCCACCTATAATTCCAGAGACTACGACGGCAATCCAACTTATGGTGGATATAGCCAGAAGATTGTTGTAAAAGAAGGTTTTGTTGTTCATATTCCGGACAGCCTAGAGCTGGATGTAGCAAGTCCGCTACTCTGTGCAGGAATCACCACCTATTCTCCTTTGAAGCACTGGAATGCCGGACCTGGCAAGAAAGTAGCTATTTTGGGAATGGGCGGTTTAGGCCATATGGCGATCCAATATGCGCATGCTATGGGTGCTGAGGTCACTGTACTGAGTCGGTCGTTGAATAAAAAAGATGAGGCTTTGAGCTTTGGTGCTGATCATTATTTTGCAACAAGTGATCCAGAGACATTCACTGAATTGGCGGGCCGTTTCGACCTTATCTTGAACACTGTATCTGCCAATCTTGACGTAGATGCCTACTTATCAATACTAAGCATTGACGGAACAATGGTAAACGTGGGTGCACCCAGTAAGCCCGATCAATATAATGTCTTTTCCTTAATAATGGGTCGACGCAGTATTGCCGGCTCACTCGTTGGCGGTATCCGTGAAACTCAAGAGATGCTTGATTTTTCTGCTGAACACGGTATTGCTCCGCAAATCGAAGTCATTGCTGCGGATCAAGTTGACGAAGCTTATGACCGAGTTCTCCGGAGTGACGTTCGTTATCGGTTCGTGATCGACGTATCTACGTTGTAA
- a CDS encoding sensor domain-containing diguanylate cyclase yields MYRYMIANFALLTAFLFLFNHLFRRYLMEDHRTLRFKLLIGIMHGCCALLLLLFSYQINETSFIDFRHIVVISSAYFGGLPASLVTALFFVLGRVTLVGTFTPSPASMTPLLSITLAAIGSGIIMQVVKRYRYRWLLSVLLSMTLITIMSLMRGIIKDTYSYLALVGLGGLFAASLIAFFSTTNQLTKQLEHSERKYRSLHALQEAIFQSAVGTAIIAIDWQGQITHANKGTEKMLGYRADELIGKESPLIFHDPNEVEAYGKELSEKIGKPIHGLNVFFYGAAEYVSEGREWSYIRKDGTRITVLLTLSPLLLDGKTVGVIGLAKDISERKKMEEQLKQLSLLDGLTKIANRRFFDEMLKQEWKNAEQNEKGLSLIFFDIDHFKAYNDLYGHQAGDECLRKVTAIAKKTLNHPAATIARYGGEEFTVILPDTSAKRAAQLAEDLRLAVENAAILHNRSWMKNVVTVSIGVSTCNPDANSVPEELIAKADEALYYAKSHGRNRIASYKEISEKAGTLGG; encoded by the coding sequence ATGTATAGATATATGATTGCGAATTTTGCCTTGTTAACGGCGTTCCTCTTTCTATTCAACCATTTATTCCGACGCTACTTGATGGAAGACCATCGTACCTTGCGATTTAAGTTGCTGATAGGGATCATGCACGGCTGCTGTGCTCTTCTTCTTCTGTTGTTCAGTTATCAAATAAACGAAACATCCTTTATCGATTTCCGCCATATCGTTGTCATCAGTTCCGCTTATTTTGGGGGGCTGCCCGCTTCTTTAGTGACCGCCTTATTCTTTGTGTTGGGCCGTGTTACATTAGTGGGGACTTTTACGCCTTCGCCTGCCAGCATGACGCCATTATTATCGATTACATTAGCTGCCATCGGCAGCGGGATCATTATGCAGGTTGTCAAACGTTATAGGTACCGCTGGTTGCTTTCGGTATTACTGAGTATGACGCTTATTACGATTATGTCGCTCATGAGGGGGATCATCAAGGATACCTATTCCTATTTAGCGCTTGTTGGTTTGGGCGGACTTTTCGCAGCATCGTTAATTGCTTTCTTTTCTACAACGAATCAACTAACTAAACAATTGGAGCACAGCGAGCGAAAATACCGTTCCCTACATGCACTTCAAGAAGCGATTTTTCAATCCGCAGTAGGTACGGCTATCATAGCCATCGATTGGCAGGGACAGATCACGCATGCCAATAAGGGTACAGAAAAAATGCTTGGCTACCGGGCTGACGAGCTGATTGGCAAGGAATCTCCCCTGATCTTTCATGACCCGAATGAAGTAGAAGCTTATGGGAAAGAATTATCCGAAAAAATAGGTAAACCCATTCATGGATTAAATGTGTTTTTTTACGGCGCGGCAGAATATGTATCCGAAGGACGAGAATGGTCATATATTCGGAAGGATGGTACCAGGATAACGGTATTGCTGACATTGTCACCGCTTTTACTGGACGGGAAAACGGTTGGAGTCATTGGGCTTGCCAAGGATATTTCCGAAAGAAAGAAAATGGAAGAGCAATTGAAGCAGCTTTCCCTGTTGGATGGACTAACCAAAATTGCAAACCGTCGTTTTTTTGATGAAATGCTCAAACAGGAATGGAAAAATGCAGAGCAGAATGAGAAAGGATTGTCTCTTATCTTCTTTGATATAGATCATTTTAAAGCTTATAACGATCTTTACGGACATCAGGCCGGGGACGAATGCTTACGTAAAGTAACGGCCATCGCCAAAAAGACCCTCAACCATCCAGCGGCTACAATCGCCCGTTACGGAGGGGAAGAATTTACGGTTATCCTGCCTGATACAAGTGCCAAGCGAGCGGCGCAACTTGCCGAGGATCTGAGATTAGCCGTAGAAAATGCCGCAATCCTTCATAACAGATCGTGGATGAAAAATGTGGTCACCGTCAGTATCGGAGTCTCAACGTGCAATCCTGATGCCAACAGTGTTCCTGAGGAGCTGATTGCAAAAGCAGACGAAGCACTTTATTACGCCAAGAGTCATGGGCGCAATCGCATTGCTAGTTACAAGGAGATATCGGAGAAAGCGGGGACACTTGGGGGATGA